The Candidatus Methylomirabilis lanthanidiphila genome includes a window with the following:
- a CDS encoding essential cell division protein (stabilizes FtsZ ring), which translates to MISKRPPYDKVLYTVSLVLVLLGIIMVYSAGAIKAGEQYGDPFFFLKKQLLWALIGCAVMIWAMNRDYRTFQQYAPLLFFFSLFLLLLVLVPSIGVKVNNARRWIRLFGISFQPSELAKLSIVLLMARVLAKRADQDESFMKRFFLPLILSGLVCGLIVLQPHFGMVGVLLCTVLALCFAAGVRLSHLSVIALAVGAVAVLFVVTHPYALERVMTALDPTHASAKAAHQTNQSIVALGPGGLLGRGLGESYGKLGYLPESHTEFIFAVAGEETGLIGSLIIVSLFGVFLWRGTRIALRAPDLFGAYAAIGITFIIVVQAVINLGVVVGLLPITGLPLPLVSFGGTSLVTTLFCVGILLSISRYQTARGRLA; encoded by the coding sequence ATGATCAGTAAGCGCCCCCCCTACGACAAAGTGCTGTACACCGTCTCGTTGGTATTGGTCCTACTCGGTATCATCATGGTCTACAGCGCGGGCGCCATCAAGGCCGGAGAGCAATACGGCGACCCGTTCTTTTTCCTGAAGAAGCAGCTCCTCTGGGCCCTGATCGGGTGCGCGGTCATGATCTGGGCCATGAACCGAGACTACCGCACATTTCAGCAGTATGCGCCCCTGTTATTCTTCTTCTCGCTGTTCCTCCTCCTGCTGGTGCTGGTGCCGTCGATCGGGGTCAAGGTCAACAACGCGAGGCGGTGGATTCGGCTGTTTGGGATCTCGTTTCAACCGTCCGAGTTGGCCAAACTCTCTATTGTTCTCCTCATGGCCAGGGTTCTCGCCAAAAGAGCCGATCAGGACGAATCATTTATGAAGCGCTTTTTCTTACCGCTCATCCTCTCAGGACTCGTGTGCGGCCTGATTGTCTTACAGCCCCACTTTGGGATGGTGGGGGTCCTGCTGTGTACAGTCTTGGCGCTCTGTTTTGCGGCCGGGGTCCGCCTGAGTCATCTGAGCGTTATCGCCCTCGCTGTTGGGGCTGTCGCCGTCCTGTTTGTCGTGACCCATCCGTATGCCCTGGAGCGAGTCATGACGGCGCTGGATCCTACTCACGCCTCGGCCAAAGCCGCACACCAGACCAATCAGTCAATCGTCGCATTGGGACCTGGGGGATTGCTGGGGCGAGGGCTCGGCGAGAGCTACGGTAAGCTGGGCTATCTGCCGGAGTCCCATACCGAGTTTATCTTTGCCGTTGCCGGGGAGGAGACGGGGCTTATAGGGTCGCTCATCATCGTCTCTCTTTTCGGTGTGTTCTTGTGGCGGGGAACTCGGATCGCACTCCGGGCTCCCGATCTATTCGGCGCCTACGCGGCGATCGGTATTACCTTTATCATTGTGGTCCAGGCCGTCATAAATCTCGGAGTAGTTGTCGGACTGCTGCCTATTACGGGCTTACCGCTGCCGTTGGTCAGTTTTGGCGGCACATCGCTGGTCACTACCTTGTTCTGTGTCGGCATCCTACTCAGTATCTCGCGTTACCAGACGGCGAGAGGACGACTCGCATGA
- the murC_2 gene encoding UDP-N-acetylmuramate--alanine ligase, which translates to MIDLSGKRVVVIGLARSGEAACRLLLKQGAAVIGTDRRDERQIGDDLCGLERDGVGLELGEQYLRSLLSADLVVVSPGVDLREPLFARVRETGIPLIGEVELAYRCSEATFIGVTGTNGKSTTTTLLGLILKQAGIPAHVAGNIGTPLCRVAPSLSADECVVAELSSFQLETVETFKPRVALLLNLAPDHLDRYDRVEDYYRAKARIFENQRSSDVAVVNADDPLVLRAAAQAGGRKIAFSRIGSLTEGAYVEGDQLILALDGRREAICRVSELKIRGVHNLENSLAAVLAAATVGAPPMAIRTALTGFEGLEHRLEFVAEIGGVRYVNDSKGTNVGAVVRSLESFTDPIVLIAGGRDKHGDFAPLLPLVRERVKRLILIGEAAGVMQCALASACPIEEARSLQEAVRLAAAAASPGEIVLLSPACASFDMFADFEERGRVFKAAVRGLVPPAYSIRGQA; encoded by the coding sequence ATGATCGATCTATCCGGTAAACGAGTGGTGGTCATCGGATTGGCGCGATCCGGGGAGGCGGCCTGTCGTCTTCTGCTGAAACAGGGCGCCGCGGTCATCGGCACCGACCGCAGGGATGAGCGCCAGATCGGCGACGATCTCTGCGGTCTGGAACGGGACGGGGTCGGTCTTGAGCTGGGTGAGCAGTATCTGCGCTCCCTGCTTTCAGCCGATCTTGTCGTGGTCAGTCCTGGAGTCGATCTGCGTGAGCCGCTGTTTGCGCGGGTTCGTGAGACGGGTATCCCGCTTATCGGCGAGGTCGAGCTGGCCTACCGGTGCAGCGAGGCCACGTTCATCGGAGTGACCGGGACCAACGGGAAGAGCACGACGACGACCCTTCTCGGCCTCATCCTGAAGCAGGCCGGCATTCCGGCGCACGTAGCCGGCAATATCGGCACCCCACTGTGTCGAGTCGCGCCTTCCCTTTCAGCCGACGAGTGTGTGGTTGCGGAGCTGTCGAGCTTTCAATTGGAAACGGTCGAGACGTTCAAGCCGCGCGTGGCGTTGCTCCTGAATCTTGCGCCCGATCATCTCGACCGATACGACCGGGTCGAAGACTACTACCGGGCCAAGGCGCGCATCTTCGAGAACCAACGGTCGTCGGATGTCGCCGTCGTCAATGCGGACGATCCGCTGGTGCTCCGGGCCGCCGCACAGGCCGGAGGGCGGAAGATCGCATTCAGCCGGATCGGATCGCTTACTGAGGGGGCATATGTCGAAGGCGATCAGCTCATTCTCGCCCTCGACGGGAGACGAGAGGCCATCTGCCGGGTGTCCGAGTTGAAGATCCGGGGAGTACATAACTTGGAAAATTCGCTGGCCGCCGTTTTGGCGGCGGCAACGGTTGGCGCACCCCCGATGGCGATCCGGACGGCGCTCACCGGTTTTGAAGGACTGGAACATCGTCTGGAGTTTGTGGCGGAGATCGGAGGCGTTCGCTACGTGAACGACTCGAAGGGGACCAATGTTGGAGCGGTGGTCCGTTCGCTGGAAAGTTTTACGGACCCCATCGTGCTTATCGCCGGCGGCAGGGACAAGCATGGCGACTTTGCGCCGTTGCTCCCGCTGGTCCGCGAACGGGTGAAGCGGCTGATCCTGATCGGCGAGGCTGCCGGGGTGATGCAGTGTGCGCTGGCTTCCGCCTGTCCCATAGAGGAGGCGCGGAGTCTCCAGGAGGCTGTTCGGCTCGCCGCCGCCGCCGCATCCCCGGGAGAAATTGTACTGTTGTCGCCGGCCTGCGCCAGCTTCGATATGTTTGCCGATTTTGAAGAGCGTGGACGCGTCTTCAAGGCAGCGGTCCGAGGGCTCGTGCCCCCCGCTTACAGCATACGGGGGCAGGCATGA
- a CDS encoding UDP-N-acetylmuramoylalanyl-D-glutamate 2, 6-diaminopimelate ligase (UDP-N-acetylmuramyl-tripeptide synthetase): MLGQSVTRWHHVLGSSLAGRAVATVLPCMAVVVARHLDLIYVTQLERYNSARLRGWVARHWGIVLDGRGALIQVAVVGIGILLARLALPFSGVVLYMVWLTAGIWLSARYPSLQVSQRLQWTPRTIRLAAVTGVLAVAALIVTSWLIMAVLSQLLAAPRLLLVGIGLVAGLCVVSEVAAGTILTANLGLASLERSINQRFYAQATARMRQYPGEVIGITGSYGKTTTKFIAAALLQRRYSVFKTPDGVNTTMGIVRVVRETLQDDHRFFVVEVAAYGPGEIREVCEILRPRLGILTAVGVQHLERFGTPERIAEAKYELIASLPSDGLAIVNADDPVCLQLAERARREGRRVLLYGIGEDGRALGVRGKDVKLSSKGSAFRVETEQGIAMFETRLLGGWNINNILGATAAALECGMPLEEIADGVKALTPAPKRLELREEGGVIKLIDVANANPRGAQMALEVLDQFEGGSKILITPGMVELGQIEAEENRRLGRAAAAVCDYVVLVGPQQTQPLREGLREAGFAGSRVLVARHAGEVAECLKAIVHEGDILLYENRLPDTYLEFA; the protein is encoded by the coding sequence GTGTTAGGACAGTCGGTCACGCGATGGCATCACGTGCTCGGGTCTTCACTCGCGGGCAGGGCCGTCGCGACTGTGCTGCCGTGTATGGCGGTTGTGGTGGCGCGCCATCTGGACCTGATCTACGTCACCCAGTTGGAGCGCTACAACAGTGCGCGCCTGCGAGGCTGGGTCGCCAGGCACTGGGGCATCGTCCTGGACGGCCGAGGGGCCCTCATCCAGGTGGCCGTCGTAGGGATCGGCATCCTCCTTGCCCGGTTGGCCCTCCCGTTCTCCGGCGTTGTGCTGTACATGGTCTGGCTGACCGCCGGGATCTGGTTGAGCGCCCGATACCCCTCGCTCCAGGTCAGTCAGCGACTGCAATGGACGCCTCGAACGATCCGTCTGGCGGCGGTCACGGGCGTCCTGGCAGTGGCGGCCCTGATTGTCACCTCGTGGCTGATCATGGCCGTGCTGTCTCAGCTCCTGGCGGCGCCTCGTCTCCTTCTTGTCGGCATTGGCCTAGTCGCCGGCCTCTGTGTCGTGTCTGAAGTCGCGGCCGGGACGATCCTCACAGCGAATCTCGGTCTCGCGTCGTTGGAGCGGTCGATCAATCAACGCTTCTATGCGCAGGCGACCGCGCGCATGCGTCAGTACCCTGGAGAGGTGATTGGGATCACGGGGAGCTATGGGAAGACAACTACCAAGTTTATCGCCGCTGCCCTGCTTCAGAGGCGCTACTCGGTGTTTAAGACGCCTGACGGGGTCAACACGACCATGGGTATTGTGCGGGTCGTTCGCGAGACGTTGCAGGACGATCACCGCTTCTTCGTGGTTGAGGTGGCGGCCTACGGTCCCGGAGAGATCAGAGAGGTGTGTGAGATCCTGCGGCCACGGCTCGGGATCCTCACGGCGGTCGGGGTCCAGCATCTCGAGCGATTCGGCACGCCGGAGAGGATTGCCGAGGCGAAGTATGAGCTGATCGCGTCGCTGCCGTCGGATGGACTGGCAATCGTGAATGCCGACGATCCGGTCTGTCTGCAATTGGCCGAACGCGCACGACGCGAAGGTCGGCGTGTGCTCCTGTACGGGATCGGCGAGGACGGGCGAGCCTTGGGTGTTCGCGGGAAGGATGTCAAGCTTTCCAGCAAGGGCTCTGCCTTTCGCGTAGAGACCGAGCAGGGTATCGCCATGTTTGAGACCAGGCTGCTGGGGGGCTGGAACATCAACAATATCCTGGGGGCGACGGCAGCAGCGTTAGAGTGCGGCATGCCCCTGGAGGAGATTGCCGATGGCGTGAAGGCGCTGACACCGGCCCCGAAGCGATTGGAGCTTCGTGAAGAAGGCGGGGTCATCAAGCTGATCGATGTCGCCAACGCCAACCCGCGCGGGGCGCAAATGGCCCTGGAGGTTCTGGACCAGTTTGAAGGGGGTTCGAAGATTCTCATCACGCCGGGCATGGTGGAACTGGGCCAGATCGAGGCGGAGGAGAACCGCCGGTTGGGGCGGGCGGCCGCTGCGGTGTGCGATTACGTGGTGTTGGTCGGGCCGCAGCAGACCCAACCGCTGCGGGAAGGGCTTCGCGAGGCCGGTTTTGCCGGCAGTCGGGTCCTGGTGGCCAGGCACGCCGGTGAAGTGGCCGAGTGCCTCAAGGCGATCGTCCACGAGGGGGACATCCTGCTGTACGAGAATCGGTTGCCGGATACCTATCTGGAGTTCGCATGA
- a CDS encoding UDP-N-acetylmuramoylalanyl-D-glutamate 2, 6-diaminopimelate ligase (UDP-N-acetylmuramyl-tripeptide synthetase), whose protein sequence is MRLFDLIDGTEYRVLRGSVDVEVHEIRYDSRQVRPGDLFVCISGFRRDGHDFIQAAWAAGAAAVLIERNDLPEAWLQGGAVVKVANARQGLAAAACRFYGHPSRRLTMVGVTGTNGKTTTTHLVESVLRRAGHQVGLIGTIGYRCNGVEIEAARTTPESYDLQALLQRMALQHADSVVMEVSSHALALHRVDGCEFDVAVFTNLTQDHLDFHSTMEAYRNAKLSLFEELGVGSTKTREKAAVVNLDDPAADCFLRATKVRHLTYSVERPADLSATDIDMGPDGVRCRLQTPWGATTIRSPLLGRYNLSNILAAAATGLHLGADLSMVADGIAALRHVSGRCERIEAGQEFNVMVDYAHTPDALRRVLRMARQCCPGRLIVLFGCGGERDRGKRPIMGEAALELADFTVITSDNPRGEDPHQIIEEVEAGAKKVWGQGKGYVTILDRGMAIREALSLAGRGDMVVIAGKGHETYQILRDRTISFDDRLVAREALHELGFHEKTGSRV, encoded by the coding sequence ATGCGACTTTTCGACTTAATTGACGGGACCGAATACCGGGTCCTCCGCGGGTCTGTCGATGTAGAGGTTCATGAGATCCGGTATGACTCCAGACAGGTAAGACCCGGCGATCTGTTCGTGTGCATCAGCGGGTTCAGGCGGGACGGCCACGACTTCATCCAGGCCGCGTGGGCAGCGGGCGCCGCCGCAGTCCTGATCGAGCGAAACGATCTGCCGGAGGCGTGGCTGCAGGGTGGGGCAGTGGTGAAGGTGGCAAATGCCCGGCAGGGCCTCGCCGCCGCCGCGTGTCGATTCTATGGTCATCCCTCGCGTCGGCTCACCATGGTTGGTGTGACCGGAACCAACGGAAAGACCACCACTACCCATCTGGTTGAGTCGGTGCTGCGGCGCGCGGGACATCAGGTCGGATTGATCGGCACGATCGGGTATCGCTGCAATGGGGTGGAGATAGAGGCGGCGCGGACCACACCGGAATCGTACGATCTGCAGGCGCTCCTTCAACGAATGGCGCTTCAACACGCCGATAGCGTCGTCATGGAGGTGTCATCTCATGCCTTGGCGCTGCATCGCGTTGACGGCTGCGAGTTCGACGTAGCCGTGTTCACGAACCTGACGCAGGATCATCTGGACTTTCACAGCACCATGGAGGCGTACCGGAACGCGAAGCTGTCGCTCTTTGAGGAACTGGGCGTCGGGTCAACGAAAACGCGGGAGAAGGCGGCGGTGGTCAATCTGGATGATCCGGCGGCGGACTGCTTTCTCCGAGCGACGAAGGTAAGACACCTGACCTACAGTGTCGAGCGGCCGGCGGATCTGTCGGCCACTGATATCGATATGGGGCCGGATGGAGTTCGGTGTCGCCTGCAGACGCCGTGGGGCGCGACGACGATTCGCTCGCCGCTGCTGGGGCGCTACAACCTGTCCAACATCCTGGCGGCTGCTGCGACGGGGTTGCATCTGGGCGCAGATCTGTCGATGGTGGCGGACGGGATTGCCGCGCTCCGCCACGTCTCGGGTCGGTGTGAACGGATCGAGGCCGGACAAGAGTTCAACGTCATGGTCGATTATGCGCATACCCCTGATGCGCTGCGGCGTGTCCTCCGCATGGCGCGGCAGTGCTGTCCTGGACGCCTGATCGTCCTGTTCGGGTGCGGGGGGGAGCGGGATCGGGGGAAGCGGCCGATCATGGGAGAAGCCGCTCTTGAGCTGGCCGACTTCACGGTGATCACCTCCGACAATCCCCGCGGTGAGGACCCCCATCAGATCATCGAAGAGGTCGAGGCCGGGGCGAAAAAGGTGTGGGGTCAGGGTAAGGGCTATGTTACAATTTTAGATCGAGGGATGGCGATTCGCGAAGCCCTCTCGCTGGCCGGTAGAGGCGATATGGTGGTGATTGCGGGGAAGGGACACGAGACCTATCAGATTCTCCGGGATCGTACGATCTCTTTTGATGACCGACTGGTAGCCAGAGAGGCGCTCCACGAGTTGGGATTCCATGAAAAGACAGGGTCTAGAGTCTAG
- a CDS encoding penicillin-binding protein 2 yields the protein MLMRRRTRERSSNKEEITPAAAKRALLRRRAIVLFCSLAAALVVVSGQLFSLQIYRYPELIKAANGQTLRRVPSVARRGTIYDRNGRELAISIGTASIFVRPAEVEDPEGTSAALSAALSLPVEKIRAQLRSKKSLLYIKRSAPLEEAEAVTRLALKGIGFDAQSKRFYPKAQQAAHLMGFVGTDDQGLEGLELQYDAFLAGKRQWVVRQQDAKRRPIFREEADEAQGADLHLTIDEVIQYITERELEAAVSQSGALSGSAIVMNPFNGEILALANYPTFDPNLYGEASAFARRNRAVVDYYEPGSAFKAIVGAGALEERLVRPEDRFNGEGGAIEVGGVTIRDHERFDSLTFAEVLAHSSNVGAIKVGQRLGKSHYYDYISGFGFGNLTKIDLPGETPGLIRRPKEWSALSLASLSIGQEISVSPLQMLVAMSAIANGGVLVRPYIAQSIVAADGKVIRENTPMQIRRVISEDTARTLAAILKGVVTEGTGKAAAVEGFEVAGKTGTSQKTDRTTGRYSRQKVVASFVGFVPVERPQLAIIVIIDEPTTLRWGGSIAAPTFREIARESLKHLRKGPVGQEPLRLAEGIRHATFRLN from the coding sequence ATGCTGATGCGGCGCCGTACTCGCGAGAGATCGTCCAACAAAGAAGAGATCACGCCAGCGGCGGCAAAGCGCGCCCTGTTGCGACGTCGCGCGATCGTGCTGTTCTGTTCGTTGGCGGCAGCTCTCGTGGTCGTCTCCGGCCAACTCTTTTCCCTCCAAATCTATCGATACCCGGAGCTGATCAAAGCCGCTAACGGACAGACCTTGCGACGGGTTCCATCGGTCGCCCGACGCGGGACGATCTACGATCGTAACGGCCGGGAGCTGGCCATCAGTATCGGGACCGCGTCGATCTTTGTCCGGCCGGCCGAAGTCGAGGATCCGGAAGGCACCTCCGCAGCCCTGTCAGCCGCGCTCAGCCTGCCTGTCGAGAAGATCCGTGCGCAATTACGCTCAAAGAAGTCGTTGCTCTACATCAAGCGTTCGGCGCCTCTGGAGGAGGCGGAGGCGGTGACGCGTCTTGCGTTGAAAGGGATCGGATTCGACGCGCAGAGTAAGCGTTTCTATCCGAAAGCGCAACAGGCGGCCCATCTCATGGGATTTGTGGGGACGGATGATCAGGGACTCGAAGGGCTTGAACTGCAGTACGACGCCTTCCTGGCCGGCAAGCGCCAGTGGGTTGTGCGACAACAGGATGCCAAACGCCGACCGATCTTCAGGGAGGAAGCCGACGAGGCGCAGGGTGCAGATCTGCACCTGACGATTGACGAGGTGATCCAATATATCACCGAGCGGGAGCTGGAGGCTGCGGTGAGCCAATCCGGCGCCCTCAGCGGCAGCGCCATTGTCATGAATCCTTTCAACGGCGAGATCCTGGCACTTGCCAACTATCCGACGTTTGACCCCAATCTGTATGGCGAGGCGTCGGCCTTCGCGCGCCGGAATCGGGCGGTGGTTGATTATTACGAGCCGGGATCGGCCTTCAAGGCCATCGTGGGCGCAGGCGCCCTTGAGGAGAGGCTTGTGCGGCCGGAAGATCGGTTCAACGGTGAGGGGGGCGCTATCGAGGTGGGCGGGGTCACGATCCGGGATCATGAACGGTTTGACAGTCTCACGTTTGCCGAGGTGCTGGCGCATTCCAGTAACGTGGGAGCGATCAAGGTCGGCCAGCGGCTGGGCAAGAGCCACTACTACGATTACATCAGCGGGTTTGGGTTCGGCAATCTCACCAAGATCGATCTGCCGGGAGAGACGCCCGGTTTGATCCGGCGTCCGAAGGAGTGGTCGGCCCTATCGCTTGCCTCGCTCTCTATCGGGCAGGAGATCTCCGTGAGCCCGCTGCAGATGTTGGTCGCGATGAGTGCCATCGCGAACGGCGGCGTTCTGGTCCGGCCATATATTGCACAGTCGATCGTCGCGGCGGACGGCAAAGTGATCCGCGAAAACACACCGATGCAGATCAGGCGCGTGATCTCAGAGGACACCGCAAGAACCCTCGCAGCCATCCTCAAGGGTGTAGTAACGGAAGGGACGGGGAAGGCGGCAGCCGTAGAAGGATTCGAGGTAGCCGGCAAGACCGGGACCTCGCAGAAGACAGATCGGACAACCGGTCGTTACTCCCGGCAGAAGGTGGTCGCGTCATTTGTCGGGTTTGTTCCGGTCGAGCGCCCTCAACTGGCCATCATCGTGATTATCGACGAACCGACCACCCTCCGCTGGGGCGGATCGATCGCGGCTCCGACCTTCCGGGAGATCGCTCGCGAGTCGTTGAAGCATCTCAGAAAGGGTCCGGTCGGTCAGGAACCGTTGCGATTAGCGGAAGGGATCCGTCATGCGACTTTTCGACTTAATTGA
- the ddl gene encoding D-alanine--D-alanine ligase, whose product MSSSPTRIGLIFGSRSVEREVSIMTAGKVYEVLRSLQGRFETLPIFLTAEGAWLTGEAVRDLLTVDAEIRKLAERGAAAGPDEQARLDAEKLRLNRERYAPQLENLDRGASATGVEPLFLAPDPSVGGLMPQQERKGWLRKTLHPAIDLVFPVIHGTHGEDGTIQGLCELADLPYVGAGVAASAVGMDKILSKLVFQGAGLPVVEGIGITRRELLEDEASVVQSLERTLSYPVVVKPAVAGSSVGIGVAHDAVEALNLAKRAMRFSRRVLVERAVQQRIEVQCGVLGNHALTVSECEELIGSGEVVAYRDKYPEEKKSGSADLAPSIIPARIPRALSDDIRSMAAAAFQAIDSRGISRVDFLIDSTAMKPYVNEVNTMPGSLSLTLWERSGIKPAELVVRLVELALEAHREKRSTHFKSTEGKALVDRRHLVTPGK is encoded by the coding sequence ATGAGCAGCAGTCCGACGCGCATAGGGTTGATCTTTGGAAGCCGCTCGGTGGAGCGCGAGGTGTCGATCATGACCGCCGGAAAGGTCTACGAGGTCTTGCGCTCGCTGCAGGGCCGGTTTGAGACGCTGCCGATCTTTCTGACGGCTGAGGGCGCGTGGCTGACCGGTGAGGCGGTTCGGGATCTGTTGACGGTCGATGCCGAGATACGAAAGCTGGCGGAACGAGGCGCTGCGGCAGGACCTGATGAGCAGGCGAGGCTCGACGCCGAAAAACTGCGGTTGAATCGCGAGCGATACGCGCCGCAGCTTGAGAACCTGGACCGGGGCGCAAGCGCAACAGGGGTCGAGCCGCTCTTCCTGGCGCCGGACCCGTCGGTCGGCGGGTTGATGCCGCAGCAGGAGAGGAAAGGCTGGCTTCGCAAGACGCTCCACCCTGCGATCGACCTGGTCTTCCCGGTCATTCATGGGACGCATGGCGAGGATGGGACGATTCAGGGGCTGTGCGAACTGGCCGATCTGCCGTATGTCGGGGCCGGCGTGGCCGCCTCGGCCGTGGGAATGGATAAGATTCTCTCCAAGCTCGTCTTTCAGGGTGCAGGTCTTCCGGTTGTCGAAGGGATCGGGATTACCCGGCGCGAGCTGTTGGAGGATGAGGCATCCGTCGTGCAGTCGCTCGAGCGCACGCTGAGTTACCCGGTCGTCGTCAAGCCTGCCGTCGCGGGTTCCAGCGTCGGGATCGGTGTGGCGCATGATGCGGTCGAAGCGCTGAATCTGGCGAAGCGCGCCATGCGTTTCAGCCGCCGCGTCCTGGTCGAGCGGGCGGTGCAGCAGCGGATCGAGGTGCAATGCGGCGTTCTCGGCAACCACGCGTTGACCGTCTCGGAATGCGAGGAGCTCATCGGCTCTGGTGAGGTTGTGGCCTATCGCGACAAGTATCCGGAGGAAAAGAAGTCCGGGAGCGCAGACTTGGCGCCGAGCATCATCCCGGCGAGGATCCCCCGGGCGCTGTCCGATGATATCCGGTCCATGGCGGCGGCAGCCTTTCAGGCAATCGATTCGCGCGGGATCTCTCGCGTGGATTTCCTCATCGACTCAACCGCGATGAAGCCGTACGTCAACGAGGTCAATACCATGCCGGGGTCGCTGTCGCTCACCCTGTGGGAGCGGAGCGGGATAAAGCCCGCGGAGCTGGTCGTTCGCCTGGTAGAGCTGGCGCTTGAGGCGCATCGGGAAAAGCGCTCGACCCATTTCAAATCGACAGAGGGTAAGGCGTTGGTGGATCGGCGGCATCTGGTGACGCCCGGCAAGTAA
- a CDS encoding hydrolase, translating into MVLLHGWGSSAESLGPIAKALEDRFRVYALDLPGFGWTPAAATTWGTWEYASYVEAFMDGVGISEASLVGHSFGGRIALVLAAQRPHRVRDLVLVASAGIRPRRGVLRYVKVGAAKLAKRIFSLPLWGRLGERVIVGIYGRVGSRDYRNAGPMRATLVKVVAEDLRGILSSICAPTLIIWGDRDQEVPLSSMQIMARGIQGSRLEVFEGAGHFPFVDRPDRFTRVVREFLC; encoded by the coding sequence GTGGTGCTCCTTCATGGGTGGGGCAGTTCAGCCGAGTCTTTGGGCCCAATTGCCAAGGCGTTAGAGGATCGATTCCGGGTGTACGCGCTTGATCTGCCGGGCTTTGGCTGGACGCCAGCCGCAGCCACAACGTGGGGGACGTGGGAGTATGCGTCCTACGTCGAGGCGTTTATGGACGGCGTCGGGATCTCGGAGGCCAGCCTGGTCGGCCATTCATTTGGAGGCCGGATCGCGCTTGTCCTGGCTGCTCAAAGGCCCCACAGGGTCAGGGACCTCGTCCTGGTGGCCAGCGCGGGAATCCGTCCAAGACGAGGGGTTCTGCGCTACGTCAAGGTTGGCGCCGCCAAGCTGGCGAAGCGGATCTTTTCGTTGCCGCTATGGGGGCGGCTGGGCGAACGGGTCATCGTCGGAATCTATGGGCGGGTCGGCTCGCGCGACTATCGGAACGCCGGACCCATGCGCGCGACGCTGGTGAAGGTCGTGGCCGAAGATCTCCGAGGAATCCTGTCGTCCATTTGTGCGCCCACCCTGATCATCTGGGGCGATAGGGATCAGGAGGTGCCGCTCTCCTCGATGCAGATTATGGCGCGCGGGATACAGGGCTCGCGATTAGAGGTCTTCGAGGGGGCCGGTCATTTTCCGTTTGTCGATAGACCGGACCGTTTTACGCGGGTGGTGAGGGAGTTTCTGTGTTAG
- the mraY gene encoding phospho-N-acetylmuramoyl-pentapeptide-transferase, which translates to MLYHLLFPWHESYTILNVFRYVTFRTAGAILTALLISLLMGPALIRRLQKLQIGQSIRDDGPAGHLRKAGTPTMGGVLILASVFIATLLWANLANRFVWLALFSTVWMGAVGFIDDYLKVVAKNSKGLSARTKLLWQTIPSVLIGLFLYVNPVDAYTTKLAIPFFKHWMPDLGWGYVLFVALVIVGASNAVNLTDGLDGLAIGPVLISAAAYTILAYIAGHANIAHYLQVVFVRGSSELTVFGGAIVGASLGFLWYNTYPAQLFMGDTGSLALGAAVSTLAVLVKSELLLLIVGGVFVAEAISVILQVFSYRTTGRRVFRMAPIHHHYELNGMAEPKIIVRFWIVSFILALLSLTTLKLR; encoded by the coding sequence ATGCTGTATCACCTATTGTTTCCATGGCACGAGAGCTACACTATTTTGAACGTCTTCCGGTACGTGACCTTCCGCACGGCCGGGGCTATCCTCACCGCGCTGCTGATCAGCCTGCTGATGGGGCCGGCATTGATCCGCCGACTTCAAAAGTTACAGATCGGCCAGAGCATCAGGGACGACGGGCCGGCGGGTCATCTCCGGAAGGCCGGGACGCCGACGATGGGCGGTGTCCTGATCCTGGCCTCTGTGTTCATCGCCACGTTGCTCTGGGCCAACCTGGCCAACCGCTTCGTCTGGCTCGCACTGTTCAGCACGGTCTGGATGGGGGCGGTGGGATTCATCGACGACTACCTGAAGGTCGTCGCCAAGAACAGCAAGGGGCTGTCGGCCAGGACAAAACTGTTGTGGCAGACGATTCCCAGCGTACTCATCGGGCTCTTCCTGTACGTCAACCCTGTCGATGCCTACACGACGAAACTGGCTATTCCCTTCTTCAAACACTGGATGCCCGATCTCGGTTGGGGCTATGTCCTGTTTGTGGCGCTGGTGATCGTCGGCGCATCGAATGCGGTGAACCTGACCGACGGCCTGGACGGGTTGGCTATCGGCCCGGTCCTGATCTCTGCTGCCGCGTACACGATCCTGGCCTACATTGCGGGACACGCCAACATCGCTCACTACCTGCAGGTCGTCTTTGTGAGGGGGAGCTCGGAGCTGACGGTCTTTGGCGGAGCCATTGTCGGCGCCAGCCTGGGATTCCTCTGGTACAACACCTACCCTGCGCAGCTCTTTATGGGCGATACCGGCTCGTTGGCGCTTGGAGCCGCTGTCTCAACGCTTGCGGTTCTCGTCAAGAGCGAACTGCTGCTGCTGATTGTCGGAGGGGTGTTCGTGGCGGAGGCGATCTCGGTCATCTTGCAGGTCTTTTCGTACCGAACGACCGGCCGACGGGTCTTCCGTATGGCGCCGATCCATCACCACTACGAATTGAACGGGATGGCGGAGCCGAAGATCATTGTCCGGTTCTGGATCGTCTCCTTCATTCTGGCCCTGCTCTCACTCACCACATTAAAATTGAGGTGA